Proteins encoded within one genomic window of Candidatus Hydrogenedentota bacterium:
- a CDS encoding PD-(D/E)XK nuclease family protein: MSQATALRIQACADAKRSGHLSYSRVNRYLVCPEQYRLYYVEGLRPKVPSASLEFGQTIHRALARFFQDGESAIEVFLTTWEQCRDRPLRYSYRESWEKLNERGHALLAKFLLEELPRLSCVEASEKPFELAVSNLDLPFVGVIDLKARIDGVLSVIDFKTSGSAYQEFEVELSDQLTAYRLAEPQAAQSALCVFVKTKEPRIEWFFSQRTGDELTAYLAKVALIGRQVADEVFYKRPGKWCAQCDYLPLCMGDKKRAEETLVAIDLD, translated from the coding sequence ATGTCTCAGGCAACCGCCCTGCGTATCCAGGCATGCGCCGACGCGAAGCGAAGCGGGCACCTGTCCTATTCGCGCGTCAACCGCTACCTGGTCTGCCCCGAACAGTACCGTCTGTACTACGTCGAGGGTTTGCGGCCGAAAGTCCCGTCAGCCAGCCTGGAATTCGGCCAAACCATCCACCGCGCCTTGGCGCGGTTCTTCCAGGACGGTGAGAGCGCCATCGAGGTGTTCCTCACCACTTGGGAGCAATGTCGCGACCGACCGCTGCGCTATTCCTACCGCGAGAGTTGGGAGAAGCTCAACGAACGCGGACACGCCCTGCTGGCGAAGTTCTTGCTCGAAGAACTGCCGCGCCTGAGTTGCGTGGAGGCGTCCGAGAAGCCGTTTGAATTGGCGGTCTCGAACCTCGATCTGCCCTTTGTCGGCGTCATCGACCTCAAGGCACGGATTGACGGGGTCTTGAGCGTCATCGACTTCAAGACCAGCGGCTCGGCCTACCAGGAGTTTGAAGTCGAACTGTCCGACCAACTCACCGCCTACCGTCTGGCCGAACCGCAGGCCGCCCAGAGCGCGCTCTGCGTCTTCGTCAAGACCAAGGAGCCGCGCATCGAATGGTTCTTTTCCCAACGCACCGGTGACGAACTCACCGCGTACCTTGCCAAGGTCGCGCTGATCGGCCGCCAGGTTGCCGACGAGGTGTTCTACAAACGCCCCGGCAAATGGTGTGCCCAGTGCGACTACCTGCCCCTCTGTATGGGCGACAAGAAGCGAGCCGAGGAAACCCTTGTGGCTATCGACCTCGACTAG